The following DNA comes from Camelina sativa cultivar DH55 chromosome 14, Cs, whole genome shotgun sequence.
TCCACTGTGATTCCTGGGTGGTTCTCTGAAATGAGTCCCATGTGGCCAGGTATAAGGGAAACACAAAATTCTTGGTTTTTTCCATAAAGGCttgagctttttgttttgtttttttttaacactctgtttttttttttttttttgtttttacaattgCAGGTGAGGCACACTCTTTGAAGGTTGAGAAAGTTTTGTTTCAGGGCAAATCTGATTACCAGGATGTGATTGTTTTCCAGGTTAACCAAAAACAatcaatttctctgtttttttttttttttatatctgtgATTTACCCCTTATAGAACTTTCATTTTGATTGTGagctttttgaatttttcttagTCTGCAACATATggaaaagttttggttttggatggAGTAATCCAACTTACTGAAAGAGATGAATGTGCCTATCAAGAAATGATCACTCATCTTCCTTTGTGCTCTATCCCTAATCCTAAGAAGGTATAGTTCAATCCTTTTAGCAACCTTTATTACGGTTTGGGTGGTGTGTGTATAGTTTGGGTAATCAAAAGTCTATTGCTTTGGAATGTAATGAAaggtcttttatttttaagtcgACATGTTTCTTCTCCGGTAAAGTAGGATGATGGAATCATTACTTATGGAGAAAAATAGAGCAACCAATGTTCCTTTTATCAGATGTGAATATAGAAACTAATTGAGCTGGCCTAAATGATTATACACTACAGGGTGGTGATAGGAGTGTCCACTAGATAAAAAGTAGATTGGATGATCAatatttgtttgctttttaGATGTTACAAACTTTGATGGCCTCCTTATAAAAAAAGGTGCATTGTCCCACGTTCTCATCTGGCAAAGTTTGAGAACTCGAGTAACTTTATTGTGTAATCATAATATGATAGAATTTTTTATAATTGGCTTAATTGATTATAGTCTAGATTGTTATTGGGGTTTGTTTGAGGAAAAAAGGTAGATAATCAAAGCTTCTTACATCCAAAATTGGTTGGCTCCTAGAATTGGTTATCTAAGTATTTTGGGTTATGGTTAGGGGAGCACTTAATAATgctgttttttttgcttttagcCAGTAAAGCTATAAGCCAGAGTGTATCTGATCAATATCTTTCTAGTTTTTCTATAGGTCTTGGTCATTGGAGGAGGAGATGGAGGTGTCCTGCGGGAAGTTGCACGTCATCCTTCTGTTGAGCACATTGACATGTGTGAAATTGATAAAATGGTGGTCGACGTGAGTGGTCACCTTTCCTGTATCTCTATTTCTATAAATGCCATTTATTTGAAAAACATGTataatagtttaatttgtttcCATCTACTGGTAATTTTCAGGTGTCTAAGCAATTTTTCCCTGATGTAGCAATTGGATATGAGGATCCTCGCGTGAACCTCGTCATTGGCGATGGTACTATACTGCTGCgctttatctctctttctgAAACATTACATAGTTATATTGAACACATTTTGCCATTTGtaaatcaaaatcattattCAAACTGGTTGATTGGTTAAACATTGTAGGTGTTGCTTTCTTGAAGAATGCTGCGGAAGGATCATATGATGCTGTTATTGTTGACTCATCAGATCCAATCGGTAACTACTACCATTCACATGCTATCATCAATCATATTAACCCTTGCTGTTATTTTGAACAAAAGCTAAAGAAGCAGTCTTTAACTATGATCACGCTTCCTGATGTATGTCAGGTCCTGCAAAGGAGCTCTTTGAGAAACCGTTTTTCCAATCTGTGGCTAGAGCTCTTCGTCCTGGTGGAGTTGTATGTACTCAGGCTGAAAGCTTGTGGCTTCACATGGACATCATCGAAGACATTGTTTCCAACTGCCGTGAGATCTTCAAGGGTTCTGTGAACTATGCTTGGACCAGCGTTCCAACATACCCTAGGCATGTTTAATGACCTTTAACATTCAATCTCTTAACATTTTTCGTGGTTATAACTCAACCTGAATGTGTATCATTTCATGCTTATTTCTGCAGTGGGGTTATTGGATTTATGCTCTGTTCAACGGAAGGACCTGAAGTTGACTTCAAGCACCCACTGAACCCAATTGACGAGAGCTCCAGCAAGTCAAATGGACCCTTGAAGTTTTACAATGCCGAGGTAAGAAAAACAATCTCTCGGTGTACATGTTCATGCGGTCTAGACACTCAACCCTTAGCTTATGCTCTCAATTCTTTGGGTTTCAGATTCATTCAGCTGCATTCTGCTTGCCTTCTTTCGCCAGGAAGGTAATCGAGTCAAAAGCCAATTGAAAAGGGAAAGGAAACTAATCTTGAGGATCGTtgaatttatcaaaataaaagctttttactttttttagaaTGTTATGTGTTTCACGCATGTTTCTGTAACACACCGCAAGAGCTGCAAAAGTGACTATGTCTTCTTTTAGCATAGTAGCAAAATCCAATTTACAAcatgttttcttgcttttgCCGTCATGAAGCTTAAGAAGTTATCAGCCTTTTTACCATTTATTTAAAAGTGCAAAGGTGATTTAAACTAAGCCAAACTCACTCAAGTACCAAGAGGTTTAGCTTGCTCTACATCACGCTTCTTcctcaaaaccctagttttacAATCATGGTAACAGGCAAGACAAGTCACCCATTTAAGCACATTCCCGACACAAATCAAACCCACATAGAGACCAGTATAGAACACTCCATTTCCACTCGAACTCTCACTGCACTTGGAGTACAAACATGGCATCCTCATTACAAGAGCGAAGACcaagaacaacaacatcaaccaGAGGTCACGCTTCTCATGCCCTCTTCTATACCAAGCTGAAAGAGACAGAGCGTCACTTCCATAGATGCCTTGAccatcttcgtcgtcttctaAAACCGACACAACCAAACCCATGTTCCACCCGGCGCTCCACTTGCTGAACTTTGCAGTCAGAATTATTAAGAAAGTACATTGAAACAGAAGAGTCAGAACCACCACCACATCGAACAGTCCCGTACGTTGGTAGTGGAATCGTTGGTAGTGGAATCTTTCGTATTCCCGTGAGAGATAAGTAACGTATAAGTAGTTGGTTGAACCAGAGAGAAactgaagaaagaagaacaagaaaaagaatacGAAAACAGAGGTTGACCAAAGGAGGACATAGAGAGATGTGATCAGACAACCTCCTACTCTGTTCTGACATATTTTGAAAGATCTGCGTACCAAATGAAGTATCCCCAACGGTTCTTCCTCGGACGTGTAAACAATCGAAGATGCTGCAACGATCGTGGTGGTGGTAAGAAGGTCGAGAAAGGTGTAGGGAAAGAAATAGAGCAGAGAAGTCTGGATCAGCCAAGGAATCagatcattgtttttttttgatatgataaTTAGATCATTCTCCGGCAAGCCTTCCCCTAGAGTGAGTAGTTTGAAGAGGAACTGGGAAGCGTAACCGACGGTGGTTTGGAGAGAGAGCtcgaagaagatcaagaaacaaaacagcgGGAGAGAACagaggcagaggaagaggaagatattGATGTTACACAAGAGTAGCTTCGTAGCTTGTTTTAGTAGTTCGATGACACTTAGCTTCTCCTCGCTATTCGTCTCCATTTGATTATCTCTTTATCacaattggaagaagaagaagaaggcttaaCCACATATATATGTCTCTTCGAATTAAATTAATGGTCGGCGTCCTTATTGACGTTGACTTGTTAACTTCTTCTTTAAGTCAGCGTATGTAATGTTTGACTAGTAGTGGTAGGGTTTTACTTACTATATATAAAGCTTTTAAGTGTCTTATCAGATGgaaatttctgattttattcCAAGAAATTTGTTTGCAGCACTATTAGACTTCATTTTGTTATTAGCTTAGATGAAAGTGAGCAAAAACATGATTGATATTAAGATTTTGGTCACAAAACAAGTTCTCTATGTAGCAACAAAAGCCTTAGCTTTTGATCCCAATCTCCACATCACCCTTTTTCCTCAGAACCCTCGTGTTACAATCATGATAACAAACAACACAAGACACCCATTTAACCACATTCCCGATACAAATCAAACCCACATAGAGACCAGTGTACAACACTCCGTTCCCATTAAGACTCTCACTGCATTTGAAGTATATACATGGCATCCTCGTCAGGAAAGCGCAGGCAAAGAACAATAGCATCATCCATAGGTCACGCTTCTCTTGTCCTCTTACGTACCAAGCTGAAAGTGACAGAGCATTACTTCCGTAGATGCCTTTACCATCTTCATCCTCCTCTAAGACCGAAACAACCATACTAATGTTCCATCCTGCGCTCCACTTGCAGAACTTTGTAGCCAGAACTATGAAGACAGTTCCGTGAATCAGAATAACCACCACATCGAACAACACTGCCAAGAGGCCCATTGCCAAGACCACTGATTCTTTAAGGAATATTTGGTGCTCGATTGTGAGAGAAACAATCATTAAGTAGACGGTTGAACCAGataaaaaaccaaacacaacaGAGGTTGACAAGAGAAGGACATAGAGAGATGTGATCAGACAACCTCCTACTCTGTTCTGACATATTTTGACAGATCTCCGTACCAAATAAAGCAGTCCCAGTGGTTCTTCCTTGGACGTGTAAATAGTCGAAGATGCTGCAACGATTGCGGTGGTGGTAAAGAGGTCAAGAAAGGTGTATGGGAAGAAGTAGAGCAGAGATGTCTGAATCAACCATGGAATAAGATCATTCTCCGACAAGTTCTCCTCAGAAGTGACTAGCTTATAAAGGTATCGAGAAGCGAGTGAGACAGTGGTTTGGAGGGAGAGCtcgaagaagatcaagaaacaaaacagtggGAGAgagcagaggaagaggaagagagcgaGATTGATGTTACCAAAGAGTAGCTTCGCAGTTTGTTCTAGTAGTTCGATGACACTTCGCTTCTCTTCACTCTTTGTCTCCATTTTTGATCTCTTTCTCACAATAGAAGAAGGGAAGTCACAGATCTGTATGTGTAGCAGAACATGTAATTTGCTAATAGTAATTTAATGGTGGTCCTTCATTGACGTTGGCTTCTTGACTTCGTCTACAAGTCATCGTATGTAATGTTTGACTAGTAGAGTGTTTCAGTAGATTAGCTTCAAAGTCTTATCAGATGGCGACTTCTTGTTTGGTCCACAAGTCCACTTTAACCGAAGACTTTTCAATTTAGAAGTTTTTACACTTCCCTTTGTAATAAAGTTATGTGAAAATGAGCAATAATATTGATCTAAGTATTGGAGATCAATGTGGCAGCCCAACTATGAAACATATTTTctagtttggttttattttgatcTATTATGTCAGTGGAGAGATAAGAAAACTTTACATAATATAAGATCTATCACTAAACCGTAAAAGACTTGGCGAAGCCATAAACCAGATAGGTTacacaacaatacatgaaaATGGAATATGAACTGTCTATGCTTAAATGGAGCAACTATAAGCTTACTACTACATATAAGGAAAGCAAATGTAATCTGACCAAAAGAAGAGGGCAACACAATTGGTCATGTAGAATTTGTTCAAGATTTGAGTTGGTTTGATATCGGATGATTTGTCTATGCAACAAGAGCCTTAGCTTTTGATCCAATCTCCACATCACCTTTTTTCTCCAAAACCCTAGTTCTACAATCTTCATAAAACAATACACAAGCCACCCATTTGATCATATTCCCAACACATATCAAACCCACATAGAAACTCGTGTACAACACTCTTATTCCCTTCGAACTCTCAGTGCATTTGAAGCAAAAACATGGCATCCTCATCGCAATAGTGAAGACCAAGAACACCAGCATCACTCGGAGACCACGATTCTCATGTCCTCTTCCATAGTAAGTAGACAGAGTCAGGGCATCGGGTCCATAGATGCCTTgaccatcttctccttcttctaacACCGAAACAATCAAACCCATGTTCCATCCTGAGCTCCACTTGCTGAACTTCGCCAACAAAACTAGAAAGATAGCACAGTGAAACACAGCCATAACCGCATCAAACAACATCCTTACCAGATTGTCGAAACTGCTGTTATAGCTTCTGTAATAGTGTCCACCACCTTCATCAAGGTCGATATAATGGTATGAGTAGTCGCCCACTCCGATCAGAGAAAGGATGTAGAAATAGTTCGTTGctacaaagaagaaaccaaagaaaacaggGGTTGACAAGAGAAGGACGTATAGGGAGGTGATCAAACAACCTTCAATCCTGTTTCGA
Coding sequences within:
- the LOC104741081 gene encoding spermidine synthase 1, which encodes MKKMIFTLLHPPLAYNIFSFTSHHNHHLTKTLIPLSLSLSRRFFGSLSRTTPAMDAKESSATDLKRPREEEAADNGSAAVASMETENGDQTKEPACFSTVIPGWFSEMSPMWPGEAHSLKVEKVLFQGKSDYQDVIVFQSATYGKVLVLDGVIQLTERDECAYQEMITHLPLCSIPNPKKVLVIGGGDGGVLREVARHPSVEHIDMCEIDKMVVDVSKQFFPDVAIGYEDPRVNLVIGDGVAFLKNAAEGSYDAVIVDSSDPIGPAKELFEKPFFQSVARALRPGGVVCTQAESLWLHMDIIEDIVSNCREIFKGSVNYAWTSVPTYPSGVIGFMLCSTEGPEVDFKHPLNPIDESSSKSNGPLKFYNAEIHSAAFCLPSFARKVIESKAN
- the LOC104741082 gene encoding uncharacterized protein LOC104741082, producing METKSEEKRSVIELLEQTAKLLFGNINLALFLFLCSLPLFCFLIFFELSLQTTVSLASRYLYKLVTSEENLSENDLIPWLIQTSLLYFFPYTFLDLFTTTAIVAASSTIYTSKEEPLGLLYLVRRSVKICQNRVGGCLITSLYVLLLSTSVVFGFLSGSTVYLMIVSLTIEHQIFLKESVVLAMGLLAVLFDVVVILIHGTVFIVLATKFCKWSAGWNISMVVSVLEEDEDGKGIYGSNALSLSAWYVRGQEKRDLWMMLLFFACAFLTRMPCIYFKCSESLNGNGVLYTGLYVGLICIGNVVKWVSCVVCYHDCNTRVLRKKGDVEIGIKS
- the LOC104741080 gene encoding uncharacterized protein LOC104741080, whose translation is METNSEEKLSVIELLKQATKLLLCNINIFLFLCLCSLPLFCFLIFFELSLQTTVGYASQFLFKLLTLGEGLPENDLIIISKKNNDLIPWLIQTSLLYFFPYTFLDLLTTTTIVAASSIVYTSEEEPLGILHLVRRSFKICQNRVGGCLITSLYVLLWSTSVFVFFFLFFFLQFLSGSTNYLYVTYLSREYERFHYQRFHYQRTGLFDVVVVLTLLFQCTFLIILTAKFSKWSAGWNMGLVVSVLEDDEDGQGIYGSDALSLSAWYRRGHEKRDLWLMLLFLVFALVMRMPCLYSKCSESSSGNGVFYTGLYVGLICVGNVLKWVTCLACYHDCKTRVLRKKRDVEQAKPLGT
- the LOC104741083 gene encoding uncharacterized protein LOC104741083; protein product: MRGELQKEMKMEEDLDYINVLKRATKLLCGNINLVLFLFLGTLPLFCFLIFFELSLQTTISLASQYLVGQLHNWDYYYVRQDALSENLIPLLIQTFLLYLFPYSLLDLLTTSTIISASWIVHTSGEERLRFGHLVRRTAELCRNRIEGCLITSLYVLLLSTPVFFGFFFVATNYFYILSLIGVGDYSYHYIDLDEGGGHYYRSYNSSFDNLVRMLFDAVMAVFHCAIFLVLLAKFSKWSSGWNMGLIVSVLEEGEDGQGIYGPDALTLSTYYGRGHENRGLRVMLVFLVFTIAMRMPCFCFKCTESSKGIRVLYTSFYVGLICVGNMIKWVACVLFYEDCRTRVLEKKGDVEIGSKAKALVA